A section of the Dehalococcoidales bacterium genome encodes:
- a CDS encoding Mu-like prophage major head subunit gpT family protein, translated as MALVTSDFLSGVLTSFKAIFLNAFTEADKVAAWRALCLLTDSFSDKESYNWLEAVPALSEWKDMRIVTGLSAKGYEITNKNYEGTIGVDRNTLEDDKYALIAPRVRQLAVRAANHPAKLIYQLLNAGASTVTYDGVNFFSASRTFGNSGNINNIAGGAYAADGDKIRAGIAAAVQAMRNFKDDRGEYLDLVPDTIVCSAVMELPIRNALLPAVAGTERAEAELIKNIVVSPYFTSGATAGHDYYLVATQNELKPMLFQMRKKPEFVALDKPDNHDVFMKRLVHYGIDGRYAAALLEPRAAVMVDCSD; from the coding sequence ATGGCGCTTGTTACTAGCGACTTTTTAAGTGGGGTTTTAACCAGTTTCAAAGCAATATTCTTAAATGCCTTTACCGAGGCAGACAAGGTTGCGGCATGGCGTGCCCTGTGCCTGCTTACGGACAGCTTTAGCGACAAGGAAAGCTACAATTGGCTTGAAGCCGTCCCGGCCCTGTCAGAGTGGAAAGACATGCGCATCGTTACGGGCTTATCGGCCAAGGGTTACGAAATCACCAATAAAAACTACGAGGGCACCATTGGCGTTGACCGCAATACCCTTGAAGACGATAAATATGCCCTTATTGCCCCCCGTGTGCGCCAGCTGGCAGTGCGGGCGGCTAACCACCCGGCAAAGCTCATTTACCAGCTGCTTAATGCCGGGGCCAGCACCGTAACCTATGACGGCGTAAACTTCTTCAGCGCCAGCCGCACCTTCGGCAACAGCGGCAACATCAACAACATCGCTGGCGGGGCTTACGCCGCCGATGGCGATAAAATCCGGGCGGGCATTGCCGCAGCGGTGCAGGCCATGCGTAACTTTAAGGACGACCGGGGCGAATACCTCGACCTCGTGCCGGACACCATCGTATGCAGCGCTGTCATGGAACTGCCCATCCGCAACGCCCTGCTGCCTGCCGTGGCGGGCACAGAGCGGGCGGAAGCCGAACTAATCAAAAACATCGTTGTTTCCCCTTACTTTACCAGCGGCGCCACCGCCGGGCACGACTATTACCTCGTGGCCACCCAAAACGAACTCAAACCCATGCTTTTCCAGATGCGCAAAAAGCCTGAATTTGTTGCGCTGGACAAGCCGGATAACCACGATGTTTTCATGAAGCGGCTCGTGCATTACGGCATAGATGGCCGTTATGCTGCCGCCCTGCTTGAGCCGAGGGCTGCGGTCATGGTGGACTGCTCGGACTAA